One Streptomyces sp. NBC_01217 genomic region harbors:
- a CDS encoding DUF4097 family beta strand repeat-containing protein: protein MQKFDTPAPISAVLDIPAGRIQFIAADRADTTVEVLPASPSKSRDTKTAEQTTVAYADGVLRITAPTPGNQLFGPCGSLEITVQLPAGSRVEAKATGAELRGVGRLGDIAFEGAYRQIKIDEAASVRLTAIDGDVEVGRLGGPAEISTARGDIRITEAVRGTVVLRTRSGNISVVAAAGVSAALDAGTDYGRVSNALMNDGTAELDIRATTARGDITARSL, encoded by the coding sequence ATGCAGAAGTTCGACACCCCCGCCCCGATCTCCGCCGTCCTGGACATCCCCGCCGGGCGCATCCAGTTCATTGCCGCGGACCGCGCCGACACCACCGTCGAGGTCCTGCCCGCCAGCCCCTCCAAGAGCCGCGACACCAAGACCGCCGAGCAGACCACCGTCGCCTACGCCGACGGCGTCCTGCGGATCACGGCCCCGACCCCCGGCAACCAGCTCTTCGGCCCTTGCGGATCCCTGGAGATCACCGTCCAACTGCCCGCCGGCTCCCGCGTCGAGGCCAAGGCCACCGGCGCCGAGCTCCGCGGCGTCGGACGCCTCGGCGACATCGCCTTCGAAGGCGCGTACCGCCAGATCAAGATCGACGAGGCCGCGAGCGTCCGCCTCACTGCGATCGACGGCGACGTCGAGGTCGGCCGGCTGGGCGGCCCCGCGGAGATCAGCACCGCAAGGGGCGACATCCGGATCACCGAGGCCGTGCGCGGCACGGTCGTGCTCCGCACCCGGTCCGGCAACATTTCGGTCGTCGCCGCCGCCGGCGTCTCGGCCGCTCTGGACGCCGGCACCGACTACGGCCGGGTCAGCAACGCCCTCATGAACGACGGCACCGCCGAACTCGACATCCGCGCCACCACCGCCCGCGGCGACATCACCGCCCGCAGCCTCTGA
- a CDS encoding helix-turn-helix domain-containing protein: protein MPGGRLTQQERQQIALGLSDSLPYAEIARRLDRPTSTITREVMRNGGPTAYRADLAHRATERRAHRRRPAPSRGPESVPQPHGRDAEAVAEYEEMFTTVLMGSGLTKMTARVLTCLFTTDAGSLTASELAQRLQVSPASISKAIAFLESQSLVRRERDERRRDRYVVDDELFYQATIASARANDQLVETARQGVAILGPHTPAATRLENIARFLDFISESITRAAEQAREVLHTKPETTSNDTARPSPDRG from the coding sequence ATGCCGGGAGGCAGGCTCACCCAGCAGGAACGCCAGCAGATCGCGCTGGGGCTGTCCGACAGCCTCCCCTACGCCGAGATCGCCCGACGCCTGGACCGGCCGACCTCCACGATCACGCGTGAGGTGATGCGCAACGGCGGTCCCACCGCCTACCGCGCCGACCTGGCCCACCGCGCGACCGAACGCCGTGCCCACCGGCGCAGGCCCGCCCCCTCCCGAGGGCCGGAGTCGGTCCCCCAGCCGCATGGACGCGACGCCGAGGCCGTGGCCGAGTACGAGGAGATGTTCACCACCGTCCTCATGGGTTCGGGCCTGACCAAGATGACGGCCCGGGTGCTGACTTGCCTGTTCACCACCGACGCGGGCAGCCTCACCGCGTCCGAACTCGCCCAGCGCCTCCAGGTCAGCCCGGCGTCCATCTCCAAGGCGATCGCCTTCCTGGAGAGCCAGAGCCTCGTCCGCCGAGAACGCGACGAACGCCGCCGCGACCGCTACGTAGTCGACGACGAACTCTTCTACCAGGCGACGATCGCCAGCGCCCGCGCCAACGACCAGCTCGTCGAAACCGCACGCCAAGGCGTTGCCATCCTCGGCCCCCACACCCCCGCCGCCACTCGCCTGGAGAACATCGCCCGCTTCCTCGACTTCATCAGCGAAAGCATCACCCGCGCCGCCGAACAGGCCCGCGAAGTCCTCCACACCAAACCGGAAACAACCTCGAACGACACCGCTCGACCAAGTCCGGACCGCGGATAG
- a CDS encoding 2-phosphosulfolactate phosphatase — translation MDTRFLGIAELGEAPSVAVVVDVMRAFTVAAWAFAQGAEKIVLAGSLDEALALKASHPDWVALKDGPPATGFDMVNSPGLLRSVDLGGRTVVQKTTAGTVGALAVKEASLVLCAGFVVAEATARLLRTRKSDSVTFVVTGDDGQADEDLACAQYIARRATGAGTDAAEFLRRAAESRAAAELAAGVRQGVHPDDVALCLEVDRFPFAMAAALEGSLMVLRPCIVPSLTDDAPI, via the coding sequence ATGGACACTCGTTTCCTTGGCATCGCTGAGCTGGGCGAAGCCCCGTCCGTTGCGGTCGTGGTCGACGTCATGCGTGCCTTCACCGTGGCTGCCTGGGCCTTTGCCCAGGGGGCGGAAAAGATCGTTCTTGCCGGGTCGCTGGACGAAGCCCTGGCGCTCAAGGCTTCCCATCCGGATTGGGTGGCGCTCAAAGACGGTCCGCCCGCGACCGGGTTCGACATGGTCAACTCGCCGGGTCTGCTGCGGTCTGTTGACCTTGGCGGACGGACCGTTGTGCAGAAGACCACGGCAGGCACGGTCGGTGCCCTCGCGGTCAAGGAGGCGTCACTGGTGCTGTGCGCCGGCTTCGTGGTGGCGGAGGCAACGGCTCGGCTCTTGCGGACACGCAAGAGTGACAGTGTCACGTTCGTGGTCACCGGCGACGACGGGCAGGCCGATGAAGATCTGGCGTGCGCTCAATACATCGCTCGGAGAGCCACCGGGGCTGGGACGGATGCTGCTGAGTTCCTCCGCCGCGCCGCCGAGTCGCGCGCCGCCGCCGAGCTGGCGGCGGGTGTGCGTCAAGGAGTCCATCCCGATGACGTTGCACTCTGTCTTGAGGTCGACCGGTTCCCCTTTGCCATGGCGGCGGCCTTGGAAGGCTCGCTCATGGTCCTGCGTCCGTGCATCGTGCCTTCACTGACCGACGATGCCCCGATCTGA
- a CDS encoding VOC family protein, whose protein sequence is MASIKQIQVTFDCAVPEHVARFWCEVLGYVVPPPPKGFATWNDFDRSLPPERQGSAFACIDPSGVGPRLFFQRVPEGKAVKNRLHLDVRVGTGLVGDERLATLEAECARLVALGATHVRTLLADDTNESCIVMQDIEGNEFCLD, encoded by the coding sequence ATGGCGTCGATCAAGCAGATCCAAGTCACCTTCGACTGCGCAGTACCTGAGCACGTCGCTCGTTTCTGGTGCGAGGTGTTGGGGTACGTCGTACCGCCGCCGCCGAAGGGGTTTGCCACCTGGAACGATTTCGATCGCTCGCTGCCGCCTGAGCGTCAGGGTTCGGCGTTCGCATGCATTGATCCCTCAGGTGTGGGCCCACGACTGTTCTTCCAGCGCGTTCCCGAAGGCAAGGCCGTCAAGAATCGGCTGCACCTTGACGTGCGGGTCGGCACCGGGCTCGTGGGGGACGAGCGCCTGGCCACACTTGAGGCCGAGTGCGCACGACTGGTCGCGCTCGGCGCCACCCACGTGCGAACGCTGCTTGCCGATGACACCAACGAGTCGTGCATCGTGATGCAGGACATCGAGGGCAACGAGTTCTGTCTCGACTGA
- a CDS encoding IS701 family transposase, protein MTPEEMEEVRPRLEAFAAEMLGSLARRDQRAKGEMYLRGLMLDGKRKSMQPMAERLGVDHQQLQQFVSSSTWDYSKVRERLARWAAAHISPEAYAIDDVGFPKDGYDSPGVARMYCGALGKRGNCQIGVSVNLVSDRASSAVDWRLFLPESWDDTKHGDDALLADAIRHRRAKAGIPDAARHREKWRLALDMLDEVREDWELPDLPVVADAGYGDATGFREGLTERGLTYAVAVKAITTAHPGDATPERPPYSGQGRPPVSAYPQPHTTLRELALAAGQAATRTVTWRQGSKATKHNPNADMRSKFLPLRVRPANRHIRRAADGSLPECWLLVEWPPGCAEPTDYWLSTLPADTPLRELVRIAKIRWRVEHDYRELKDGLGLDHFEGRNYLGWHRHVTLASLAQAFCTLLRLDPKAPAPA, encoded by the coding sequence GTGACACCTGAGGAGATGGAAGAGGTCCGTCCACGGCTGGAGGCGTTCGCGGCCGAGATGCTCGGTTCGCTGGCACGTCGGGACCAGCGTGCCAAGGGCGAGATGTATCTGCGCGGGCTGATGCTGGACGGTAAGCGCAAGTCGATGCAGCCGATGGCCGAGCGGCTCGGGGTTGACCACCAGCAGCTTCAGCAGTTCGTCTCCTCCTCAACCTGGGACTACTCCAAGGTTCGGGAGCGCCTGGCCCGTTGGGCTGCGGCGCACATCTCTCCCGAGGCGTACGCGATCGACGATGTGGGCTTCCCCAAGGACGGCTACGACTCGCCGGGGGTAGCGCGGATGTACTGCGGTGCGCTGGGCAAGCGCGGCAACTGCCAGATCGGGGTCAGTGTGAATCTGGTGTCCGACCGCGCGTCCTCGGCCGTCGACTGGCGCCTGTTCCTTCCCGAGAGCTGGGACGACACCAAGCACGGCGACGATGCGCTGCTGGCTGACGCGATCCGGCACCGCCGGGCCAAGGCCGGCATCCCCGACGCGGCACGGCACCGGGAGAAGTGGCGCCTGGCCCTGGACATGCTCGACGAGGTCCGCGAAGACTGGGAGTTGCCCGACCTGCCGGTCGTCGCCGACGCCGGATACGGCGACGCCACCGGCTTTCGCGAGGGCCTGACCGAGCGCGGCCTGACCTACGCCGTCGCGGTCAAGGCCATCACGACCGCACACCCGGGCGACGCCACGCCCGAGCGCCCGCCATACTCCGGACAGGGCCGCCCTCCCGTGTCCGCCTACCCCCAGCCGCACACCACCCTGCGCGAGCTGGCCCTGGCGGCCGGACAAGCAGCCACCCGCACCGTCACCTGGCGCCAGGGCAGCAAGGCCACCAAGCACAACCCGAACGCCGACATGCGCTCGAAATTCCTGCCCCTGCGGGTCCGCCCGGCCAACCGACACATCCGCCGCGCCGCCGACGGCTCCCTGCCCGAATGCTGGCTGCTCGTCGAGTGGCCACCCGGCTGCGCCGAACCAACCGACTACTGGCTCTCAACGCTGCCCGCCGACACCCCACTGCGCGAGCTGGTCCGAATCGCCAAGATCCGATGGCGAGTTGAGCACGACTACCGCGAGCTCAAGGACGGTCTCGGCCTGGACCACTTCGAGGGCCGCAACTACCTCGGCTGGCACCGCCACGTCACCCTCGCCTCCCTCGCCCAGGCCTTCTGCACCCTCCTGCGGCTCGACCCAAAAGCCCCTGCGCCGGCCTAA
- a CDS encoding DUF2332 domain-containing protein has translation MVGVIPDEEAGALPDRFIHLVQPGDRARSPGYGETLARWSNGGDREPFFEHPVEPVGPLTPTPAAQRFADFVHNANAATDAADGDAAADAAIDTLLRMNDSVVAIAVRRRTRADETGRCAVLYPAIAEAASRVGAKAVGLIDVGCSAGLNLNVDRVGITYSDGHSLGDPSSPVQLSSSIVGDRPVPTRAMPEVVARVGVDLDPVDVTDADDARWLRACLWPDQPDQPDQPERAARLEAEMALAATAPPLLLRGDAVEVLPEAFARVPTDALPVVTTTWALSRFPLESRLRFLHRLDEAAAGRAVAWVSAEGVGVAPTIPTLGDRRASGHSIIGLAVFDRPALRSEAIGHCWSQGRMLAWLADS, from the coding sequence GTGGTTGGTGTCATCCCTGATGAGGAGGCCGGGGCGCTGCCGGATCGATTCATCCATCTTGTGCAGCCGGGCGACCGGGCCAGGTCGCCCGGTTACGGCGAGACGCTCGCCCGGTGGTCCAATGGTGGTGACCGGGAGCCCTTCTTCGAGCATCCCGTGGAACCCGTCGGGCCCTTGACGCCCACGCCTGCCGCTCAGCGATTCGCGGACTTCGTCCACAACGCGAACGCGGCCACCGACGCTGCGGACGGCGACGCTGCCGCCGACGCGGCGATCGACACGCTGTTGCGAATGAACGACTCGGTCGTGGCCATCGCCGTGCGTCGCCGGACGCGGGCCGACGAGACCGGACGCTGCGCCGTGCTGTATCCGGCGATCGCCGAGGCGGCGAGCCGGGTGGGCGCGAAGGCGGTCGGGCTGATCGACGTGGGCTGTTCGGCCGGGCTCAATCTCAATGTCGATCGCGTTGGCATCACGTACAGCGACGGACATTCGCTGGGCGACCCGTCATCGCCCGTGCAACTGTCGTCTTCGATCGTGGGAGACCGGCCCGTCCCGACGCGGGCGATGCCCGAGGTCGTCGCCCGGGTCGGCGTCGACCTCGATCCGGTCGACGTGACCGACGCGGATGACGCCCGATGGTTGCGTGCCTGCCTGTGGCCGGATCAGCCGGATCAGCCGGATCAGCCGGAGCGGGCCGCGAGGCTCGAAGCGGAGATGGCGTTGGCGGCGACGGCCCCTCCGCTTCTGTTGCGAGGAGACGCCGTCGAGGTGCTGCCCGAAGCTTTCGCCCGTGTGCCCACCGACGCCCTGCCCGTCGTCACCACGACATGGGCGCTGTCACGCTTCCCGCTCGAGAGCCGCCTGCGCTTCCTGCACCGCCTCGACGAAGCGGCGGCCGGCCGGGCGGTGGCTTGGGTGTCAGCGGAGGGAGTCGGAGTCGCGCCGACGATACCGACACTTGGCGATCGCCGCGCCTCTGGTCACAGCATCATCGGCCTGGCGGTGTTCGACAGGCCGGCTCTGCGCTCCGAAGCCATTGGCCACTGCTGGTCGCAGGGCCGCATGCTGGCTTGGCTGGCAGACTCCTAG
- a CDS encoding VOC family protein, producing MKIHLTSVFVDDQAKALHFYTEILGFVKKYDVPIGEKDRWLTVVSPDEPGGTELLLEPAGHPAVTPYRDALVKDGIPLAQFAVDDVKAEYERLRDLGVRFTQEPLEMGPVTTAVFDDTCGNLIQIATQPQ from the coding sequence ATGAAGATCCATCTGACCAGCGTCTTCGTCGACGACCAGGCCAAGGCCCTGCACTTCTACACCGAGATCCTCGGCTTCGTGAAGAAGTACGACGTCCCGATCGGCGAGAAGGACCGGTGGCTGACCGTCGTCTCGCCCGACGAGCCCGGTGGCACCGAACTCCTCCTGGAGCCCGCCGGCCACCCGGCCGTCACGCCCTACCGCGACGCGCTCGTCAAGGACGGCATCCCGCTCGCCCAGTTCGCCGTCGACGACGTGAAGGCGGAGTACGAGCGCCTGCGCGACCTCGGCGTCCGCTTCACCCAGGAGCCCCTGGAAATGGGCCCCGTCACCACCGCCGTCTTCGACGACACCTGCGGCAACCTGATCCAGATCGCGACACAGCCGCAGTAG
- a CDS encoding ArsR/SmtB family transcription factor has product MADDLFKALADPTRRTILDELTEKSGQTLFEICSRLSMKHQLGISRQAVSQHLAVLEAAGLVETRREGRYKFHDLNTAPLRQIAERWPVPDASGPKESTP; this is encoded by the coding sequence GTGGCCGACGACCTTTTCAAAGCCTTGGCCGACCCCACCCGCCGTACCATCCTCGACGAGCTCACGGAGAAGTCCGGACAGACACTGTTCGAGATCTGCTCGCGACTGAGCATGAAGCATCAGCTCGGTATCTCGCGCCAGGCGGTCTCCCAGCACCTCGCCGTGCTGGAGGCCGCCGGGCTCGTCGAGACCAGGCGGGAGGGCCGCTACAAGTTCCACGACCTGAACACGGCCCCGCTGCGGCAGATCGCCGAGCGCTGGCCCGTGCCCGACGCATCCGGACCGAAGGAGAGCACCCCATGA
- a CDS encoding phosphotransferase family protein — MWSRLPFGDGLRAELGSPRRSRRLGSSPRSRVWRVELAGAPAVVKQFVDGPDAEERYAREVAALRLAARADAPVVPALLGTDPGERVLVLEHLDHQRPSSDWIVAYAAALARLHAVARPEDVGTLPRWLGPDETDVESFLGLAEALEAPVAPGVSGELDDLVHRLGQASGHALLHGDPCPGNDLHTTSGIRFIDFEQASLGSGLMELAYLRVGFPTCWCVTAASAPLLDRAEAAYRTAWRTTTGTELHGDLADACAGWLLRGDALVERARRGTTDHLARIPDRDWKWGTATARQRLVHRLGVVGRMTADRADLSGLSRLSTDMRRRMLARWPTLPPVPSQRP, encoded by the coding sequence ATGTGGTCGCGACTGCCGTTCGGGGACGGGTTACGGGCAGAGCTGGGCTCCCCCAGGCGCTCGCGGCGTCTGGGCAGCAGCCCGCGCTCACGTGTGTGGCGCGTGGAGCTGGCCGGGGCACCGGCAGTGGTGAAGCAGTTCGTCGACGGCCCCGACGCCGAGGAGCGGTACGCCCGCGAGGTGGCCGCACTGCGGCTCGCCGCCCGGGCCGACGCACCCGTGGTGCCCGCGCTGCTGGGCACCGATCCCGGCGAGCGGGTGCTGGTCCTGGAGCATCTGGACCACCAACGCCCGTCCAGCGACTGGATCGTCGCCTACGCGGCGGCACTGGCCCGGCTGCATGCTGTTGCCCGTCCGGAGGACGTCGGAACACTTCCCCGCTGGCTGGGTCCGGACGAGACCGACGTCGAATCCTTTCTCGGGCTGGCCGAGGCTCTGGAGGCTCCCGTCGCGCCCGGCGTGTCCGGCGAGCTCGATGATCTCGTCCACCGGCTCGGCCAGGCATCGGGGCATGCACTTCTCCACGGGGATCCGTGTCCCGGCAATGACCTGCACACCACCAGCGGGATCAGGTTCATCGACTTCGAACAGGCTTCATTGGGCAGCGGACTGATGGAACTCGCCTACCTGCGAGTCGGCTTCCCGACGTGCTGGTGTGTCACTGCGGCATCCGCTCCGCTGCTGGACCGGGCAGAAGCCGCCTACCGCACTGCATGGCGCACCACGACCGGCACCGAACTCCACGGCGACCTCGCCGACGCGTGCGCCGGCTGGCTGCTACGAGGCGACGCGCTGGTCGAGAGGGCCCGCCGCGGAACCACTGACCACCTGGCCCGGATCCCGGACCGGGACTGGAAGTGGGGCACCGCGACCGCCCGGCAACGGCTTGTCCACCGGCTCGGTGTCGTCGGCCGGATGACTGCCGACCGCGCCGACCTGAGCGGCCTGAGCAGACTCAGCACGGACATGCGCCGCCGGATGCTCGCCCGCTGGCCCACGCTCCCACCGGTCCCGTCCCAGCGCCCATAG
- a CDS encoding GNAT family N-acetyltransferase, whose product MTTVIRTATPADDPALAALWQRCFDAPHITRLHALDPDRHRHTFVAHNGPGDGIDAVVVYVPRLIRDAHGTPQRVGGIGSVATRPEARGRGLVRRLLAEAERTMMAEQCAWSLLFTGTPGVYRGSGWREFGSSHTEGMLTPPAAPGAFRVRAAMAEDAVEVAALHHTYNANRPLTSLRAPEDWAVRVPAWYGGPDRWLVAEDRGSGAVVGWIVAQYEGECVEVRECAGAPGCLGELFAAVGELGRAAGLSRARVRIPDGPGVRAALPALLADFRTVEEHVGMARPLHATAESVRATVTAPGAVHWYGDCF is encoded by the coding sequence GTGACCACCGTCATCAGGACCGCGACCCCGGCCGACGATCCGGCCCTGGCCGCCCTGTGGCAGCGGTGCTTCGACGCCCCGCACATCACCCGCCTTCACGCCCTGGACCCGGACCGCCATCGCCACACGTTCGTGGCGCACAACGGTCCGGGGGACGGGATCGACGCGGTCGTCGTCTACGTACCGCGGCTGATCCGTGACGCGCACGGCACCCCGCAGCGGGTCGGCGGCATCGGCAGCGTCGCCACCCGCCCCGAGGCCCGGGGCCGGGGGCTGGTCCGGCGGCTGCTGGCGGAGGCGGAGCGCACCATGATGGCCGAGCAGTGCGCCTGGTCCCTGCTGTTCACCGGGACGCCCGGGGTCTACCGGGGCTCGGGATGGCGGGAGTTCGGCAGCAGCCACACCGAGGGAATGCTCACGCCGCCTGCCGCGCCCGGGGCGTTCCGGGTCCGTGCGGCCATGGCGGAGGACGCTGTGGAGGTGGCCGCCCTGCACCACACGTACAACGCGAACAGGCCGCTCACCTCGTTGCGGGCGCCCGAGGACTGGGCGGTACGGGTTCCCGCCTGGTACGGCGGCCCCGACCGGTGGCTCGTGGCGGAGGACCGGGGATCGGGGGCGGTCGTCGGCTGGATCGTGGCCCAGTACGAAGGGGAGTGCGTGGAGGTACGGGAATGCGCGGGCGCTCCCGGGTGTCTGGGCGAGCTGTTCGCCGCCGTCGGGGAACTGGGCCGGGCAGCGGGACTGAGCCGGGCCCGGGTCCGGATTCCCGACGGCCCCGGGGTCCGGGCGGCCCTTCCGGCCCTGCTGGCGGATTTCCGGACGGTGGAGGAGCACGTGGGCATGGCACGCCCGCTGCATGCCACCGCCGAATCCGTCCGGGCCACGGTCACGGCGCCAGGTGCGGTCCACTGGTACGGCGACTGCTTCTAG
- a CDS encoding peptidase C14 has translation MSVNAPPPAASSASSRRTVLRASGLAGLVMAGSAVATAPAQAAPTHTGDVLRVGTVTELRALNTKPLDDGTQVLVAGYHTPGDGGAMAVRWDRTSHTAHNGGTVIAPTTAKTGRWLQLHTGTLDFRTFGHFDAEQPADAALDAMIADTDVHRIEAHTDLLFTKRHLFNRSHIELDFGGHRILTEGIEKNTHDNPFGAVLSFRGTPTDTTVKHALCAKVIELTDTFPVPDAKAFEVGQWWAVQVDPVEGGGGDERELQKLVEITEIIDADHIRIGYLNGWELAAGRTLTWTLIDPVQGTHIRNLVFEGAGPDEYTGSHPVSFEYAVGCDVSKIHATGSFWPVIMRRWCTRFRTEECSLKNPPTVDYGGAGYLTQQIYCLYGRVSDCTTSNVRHLNDLTASAYCTVVNCHGDGDDAGGNPFTTHGQYEHDLLFDGNSGLMDIANSGAQWGISAKRITVRRHVCSWFTANTKITDLTLEDITVIARPTFDQAGTLTVNADGAQVRGCTAKTFAVAQRSARSTRPTTISDCSFEPPAGAVLVQTPVTAPVHFVRCTFKGVDGAILRGAGPVHFTDCTVTGTGNAAPLSVGSADLRIDGGSYDNTGIELSAVRDQRITVTGGARLTGANKAKALLARAPGPGKVTWDITALSSAASGPDTAHVRIADGTNHYAATGSRFTGGTLHLAPDALASVLHTACVEDGTKRTAMPANGDSVRTDGNLIL, from the coding sequence ATGTCCGTCAATGCACCGCCCCCAGCCGCGTCCTCCGCTTCGTCCCGTCGTACTGTGCTGCGGGCTTCGGGTCTGGCCGGTCTGGTCATGGCCGGTTCGGCCGTGGCCACCGCCCCGGCGCAGGCCGCACCCACGCACACAGGCGATGTCCTGCGCGTCGGCACGGTCACGGAACTGCGCGCACTGAACACCAAGCCCCTCGACGACGGCACCCAGGTCCTGGTCGCCGGATACCACACCCCGGGCGACGGCGGCGCGATGGCCGTGCGCTGGGACCGCACATCCCACACCGCACACAACGGCGGAACCGTCATCGCACCCACCACGGCCAAGACCGGCCGCTGGCTCCAACTCCACACCGGAACCCTCGACTTCCGCACCTTCGGCCACTTCGACGCGGAACAACCCGCCGACGCCGCCCTCGACGCCATGATCGCCGACACCGACGTCCACCGCATCGAAGCCCACACCGACCTCCTGTTCACCAAACGCCACCTCTTCAACCGCTCCCACATCGAACTCGACTTCGGCGGCCACCGCATACTCACCGAAGGCATCGAGAAGAACACCCACGACAACCCCTTCGGCGCCGTACTCTCCTTCCGCGGCACCCCCACCGACACCACCGTCAAACACGCGCTCTGCGCCAAGGTCATCGAGCTCACCGACACCTTCCCGGTACCCGACGCCAAGGCGTTCGAGGTCGGCCAGTGGTGGGCCGTGCAGGTCGACCCGGTCGAGGGCGGCGGCGGAGACGAACGCGAGCTGCAGAAGCTGGTCGAGATCACCGAGATCATCGACGCGGACCACATCCGGATCGGCTACCTCAACGGCTGGGAACTCGCCGCGGGCCGCACCCTCACCTGGACCCTCATCGATCCGGTCCAGGGCACCCACATCCGCAATCTGGTCTTCGAGGGCGCGGGCCCCGACGAGTACACGGGCTCCCACCCCGTCAGCTTCGAGTACGCCGTCGGCTGCGACGTCTCCAAAATCCACGCCACCGGCTCCTTCTGGCCGGTCATCATGCGCCGCTGGTGCACCCGGTTCCGTACCGAGGAGTGCTCGCTGAAGAACCCGCCCACCGTCGATTACGGCGGCGCGGGCTATCTCACCCAGCAGATCTACTGTCTGTACGGGAGGGTCTCGGACTGCACGACCAGCAACGTCCGCCATCTCAACGACCTCACCGCCTCCGCCTACTGCACCGTCGTGAACTGCCACGGCGACGGCGACGACGCGGGCGGCAACCCCTTCACGACACACGGCCAGTACGAACACGATTTGCTCTTCGACGGCAACTCCGGACTGATGGACATAGCCAACTCCGGTGCGCAGTGGGGGATCTCCGCGAAGCGGATCACCGTACGCAGACATGTCTGCTCCTGGTTCACCGCCAACACCAAGATCACCGACCTGACTCTCGAAGACATCACGGTGATCGCACGCCCCACCTTCGACCAGGCCGGCACCCTCACCGTCAACGCAGACGGCGCCCAGGTGCGCGGCTGCACCGCGAAGACCTTCGCCGTCGCCCAGCGCTCCGCCCGCTCCACCCGGCCGACCACCATCAGCGACTGCTCCTTCGAGCCGCCCGCGGGCGCCGTCCTCGTCCAGACCCCGGTCACCGCACCCGTCCACTTCGTGCGCTGCACCTTCAAGGGCGTCGACGGCGCGATCCTGCGCGGCGCGGGGCCCGTCCACTTCACCGACTGCACCGTCACCGGCACCGGGAACGCGGCCCCGCTCTCGGTCGGATCGGCGGATCTGCGGATCGACGGCGGCAGTTACGACAACACCGGTATCGAACTGAGCGCCGTGCGCGACCAGCGGATCACCGTCACCGGCGGCGCCCGCCTCACCGGCGCCAACAAGGCCAAGGCGCTGCTCGCCCGGGCGCCCGGACCAGGGAAGGTGACCTGGGACATCACCGCGCTCAGCAGCGCCGCCTCCGGGCCGGACACCGCCCATGTACGCATCGCCGACGGCACGAACCACTACGCGGCGACCGGCAGCCGCTTCACCGGCGGCACGCTCCACCTCGCCCCGGACGCCCTGGCCTCGGTCCTGCACACCGCATGCGTGGAGGACGGTACGAAGCGCACCGCGATGCCCGCGAACGGCGACTCGGTGCGCACGGACGGGAACCTGATCCTGTGA
- a CDS encoding SDR family NAD(P)-dependent oxidoreductase, translating into MTAAVPPRSTDRFDLTGRTAVVTGAARGLGRSFAVGLAEAGADLVLVDLPGAEGIARTAAAVEALGRRARIHGQDLADIDALPGFVDAVRAENGPLHILINNAGTAALERFNEITPASWSHIMRVNVDAVFFLSQRIAEHMTADSVAGRIITITSKNALVAEAGLAHYNASKAAAQLLTETLAVELAPHGITANTLAPGMVETPIDGEFPFDREAFEAAYRARIPLGRYAQPDECVGALLLLASDAGAYLTGARIVVDGGVLADQMPRMRFMPPYRNTI; encoded by the coding sequence ATGACCGCAGCCGTCCCGCCCCGCTCCACCGACCGCTTCGACCTGACCGGCCGCACCGCGGTGGTGACCGGAGCCGCCCGGGGCCTCGGCCGGTCCTTCGCCGTCGGACTCGCCGAGGCGGGCGCCGATCTGGTCCTCGTCGACCTGCCGGGCGCCGAGGGCATCGCCCGGACCGCGGCGGCCGTCGAGGCACTCGGCCGCCGGGCCCGCATCCACGGGCAGGACCTCGCGGACATCGACGCGCTGCCCGGCTTCGTCGACGCCGTACGCGCAGAGAACGGACCGCTGCACATCCTCATCAACAACGCGGGCACGGCGGCGCTGGAACGCTTCAACGAGATCACCCCCGCAAGCTGGTCGCACATCATGCGGGTCAACGTCGACGCCGTCTTCTTCCTCAGCCAGCGCATCGCCGAACACATGACGGCGGACTCCGTCGCGGGCCGCATCATCACCATCACGTCCAAGAACGCCCTGGTGGCGGAGGCGGGCCTGGCCCACTACAACGCCTCCAAGGCCGCCGCCCAACTGCTCACCGAGACCCTGGCGGTCGAACTCGCCCCGCACGGCATCACCGCCAACACCCTTGCCCCCGGCATGGTCGAGACCCCCATCGACGGCGAATTCCCCTTCGACCGGGAGGCCTTCGAAGCCGCGTACCGCGCACGCATCCCGCTCGGCAGATACGCACAGCCCGACGAATGCGTGGGCGCGCTGCTGCTGCTCGCCTCGGACGCGGGGGCGTACCTCACCGGGGCGCGCATCGTCGTCGACGGGGGAGTCCTCGCCGACCAGATGCCGCGGATGCGCTTCATGCCGCCGTACCGCAACACGATCTGA